The following coding sequences are from one Oryzias melastigma strain HK-1 linkage group LG20, ASM292280v2, whole genome shotgun sequence window:
- the si:ch211-140b10.6 gene encoding protein POLR1D-like isoform X2, whose product MGPAGWLKCPLRSTNKRFLLNTLRSTGMQRRNDEPRTTDSKTRGRLTHKSRDRRRDRSRTPPTDHGSNGRHTDHKHHSRTNRDKELDKDKNKYDRHRDDSRDRKHADGPHGDRKRKTS is encoded by the exons ATGGGCCCTGCAGGATG GTTGAAATGTCCTCTGCGGAGCACCAACAAACGCTTTCTCCTCAACACCCTGCGCTCCACTGGCATGCAGCGGCGCAACGATGAGCCGAGAACCACGGACTCCAAAACAAGAGGCCGCCTGACCCACAAGTCCCGTGACAGACGACGTGACCGCAGCAGAACACCTCCGACAGATCATGGGAGTAACGGACGCCACACAGACCATAAACACCATAGCCGCACAAACCGAGATAAGGAACTGGACAAAGATAAGAACAAATATGACAGACACAGGGACGACAGCAGAGACAGGAAGCATGCCGATGGACCCCACGGAGACAGAAAGAGAAAGACTTCATGA
- the si:ch211-140b10.6 gene encoding protein POLR1D-like isoform X1, with protein sequence MAEDNDLEKRAIEELLKETDRARVRAETMGPAGWLKCPLRSTNKRFLLNTLRSTGMQRRNDEPRTTDSKTRGRLTHKSRDRRRDRSRTPPTDHGSNGRHTDHKHHSRTNRDKELDKDKNKYDRHRDDSRDRKHADGPHGDRKRKTS encoded by the exons ATGGCAGAAGATAATGACTTGGAAAA ACGGGCCATAGAGGAGCTCCTCAAGGAGACAGACAGAGCTAGGGTGAGAGCTGAGACTATGGGCCCTGCAGGATG GTTGAAATGTCCTCTGCGGAGCACCAACAAACGCTTTCTCCTCAACACCCTGCGCTCCACTGGCATGCAGCGGCGCAACGATGAGCCGAGAACCACGGACTCCAAAACAAGAGGCCGCCTGACCCACAAGTCCCGTGACAGACGACGTGACCGCAGCAGAACACCTCCGACAGATCATGGGAGTAACGGACGCCACACAGACCATAAACACCATAGCCGCACAAACCGAGATAAGGAACTGGACAAAGATAAGAACAAATATGACAGACACAGGGACGACAGCAGAGACAGGAAGCATGCCGATGGACCCCACGGAGACAGAAAGAGAAAGACTTCATGA